A genomic window from Maylandia zebra isolate NMK-2024a linkage group LG20, Mzebra_GT3a, whole genome shotgun sequence includes:
- the syt6a gene encoding synaptotagmin-6, with translation MSSDREEYDMVCQRAVTLIVDLCLHNSTSLDQDTCQDFLFLLSGHSSDHKEPDATFGLLLGVFVVCGLAFLGLLTFVSWKLCWVPWRTKAPFLSPSLSPPLGPQHCPLQPPLLLPSPQQTPVTMATEKVKDPMGSIGFLEAAVKISHTSPDIPTDVQLSMREHFLRRTQRMQRQTTEPASSTRHNSFKRHLPRQMQVGSLDLGNDYMVDKDEKPTSIGRIQPELYQQKVPESEDSSNDSSKNCGKINFSLKYDYENESLLVNILKAVDLPAKDLCGTSDPYVKVYLLPDRKKFQTRVHRKTLNPTFSESFQFPVPYDELAARKLHMSVFDFDRFSRHDMIGEVVMENLFETSDLSRETNIWMDIQYATSESVDLGEIMFSLCYLPTAGRLTLTVIKCRNLKAMDITGYSDPYVKVSLICDGRRLKKKKTSIKKNTLNPTYNEAIIFDIPPDSMDHVSLHISVMDYDLVGHNEIIGVMRVGCSAEGLGRDHWNEMLAYPRKPIAHWHPLLEPKKSEKEWKARTASFDSQGSCPSPRPPASP, from the exons ACGCTACTTTTGGCCTCCTGCTCGGTGTGTTTGTGGTCTGTGGCCTGGCATTCCTGGGACTTCTTACATTTGTCTCCTGGAAGCTGTGCTGGGTACCTTGGCGGACTAAGGCCCCCTTTCTCAGTCCATCCCTCAGCCCGCCCCTTGGCCCACAGCACTGCCCGCTTCAGCCGCCACTCTTGTTACCCAGCCCCCAGCAGACGCcagtcaccatggcaacagagAAGGTGAAGGACCCCATGGGCTCGATTGGTTTCCTGGAGGCTGCGGTGAAGATAAGCCATACCTCTCCTGACATCCCCACTGATGTGCAACTCTCCATGAGGGAGCATTTCCTGCGCCGCACACAACGCATGCAAAGGCAAACAACTGAACCAGCTTCCTCCACTCG GCACAACTCATTCAAAAGACACCTGCCTAGGCAGATGCAGGTAGGCAGTCTAGACCTAGGAAATGACTACATGGTGGACAAGGATGAAAAGCCCACTAGCATCGGACGTATCCAGCCAGAGCTCTACCAACAGAAGGTCCCAGAATCAGAGGACTCATCCAACGACAGCAGCAAAAACTGTGGCAAGATTAACTTCTCCCTCAAGTATGACTATGAAAATGAGTCTCTCCTTGTCAACATCCTCAAGGCAGTAGACCTGCCAGCCAAGGACTTATGTGGCACATCTGACCCTTATGTGAAGGTCTACCTGCTGCCCGACCGCAAGAAGTTCCAGACTCGCGTCCACCGGAAGACACTCAACCCCACATTCAGTGAGAGCTTCCAGTTTCCTGTGCCTTATGATGAGCTGGCCGCTAGAAAGCTCCATATGAGTGTTTTTGACTTTGATCGATTTTCACGGCATGATATGATTGGTGAGGTGGTGATGGAAAACTTGTTTGAGACGTCAGACCTCTCCAGGGAGACAAACATATGGATGGACATCCAGTATGCCACCAGT GAAAGTGTCGACCTTGGAGAGATCATGTTTTCACTATGCTACCTGCCCACTGCAGGCAGACTCACACTTACTGTCATCAAGTGCAGGAACCTAAAGGCCATGGACATCACTGGATACTCAG ATCCCTACGTGAAAGTGTCGCTCATCTGTGATGGGAGACgtttgaaaaagaagaagacgagCATTAAAAAGAACACCCTGAATCCCACCTACAACGAGGCCATCATCTTTGACATCCCACCGGACAGTATGGACCACGTCAGCCTGCACATCTCCGTCATGGACTATGATTT GGTAGGTCATAATGAGATCATTGGTGTGATGAGGGTCGGATGCAGTGCTGAGGGACTTGGCAGGGACCACTGGAACGAAATGCTGGCCTATCCGCGGAAGCCCATTGCACACTGGCACCCCCTGCTGGAGCCCAAGAAATCTGAGAAGGAG TGGAAGGCGAGGACAGCCAGCTTTGACAGCCAGGGCTCCTGCCCTTCACCCAGGCCCCCAGCCAGTCCCTGA